Proteins from a single region of Chryseobacterium sp. T16E-39:
- a CDS encoding glycoside hydrolase family 97 protein: MKKITVGALLFSMMFAGVNAQTLKSPDGKFEMDFQVKQGVPYYNLKYNGTIVVEDSKLGLRLFKDSAIKFASEIAKADDAKFDLNNGFTKTDEKRDSKNEIWQPILGEKKNYINNYNELAVTLNQASSDRSIVVKFRLFNDGLGFRYEFPQQKNLNYFVIREEDSEIDFPTDMKAWWIVADYDSQEYQYQETKISEIPARWDKAFDANASQSLVKNAVQSPLMLKKEGKTPLYVNVAEAAVLDYPASHLEVDAQNFKFKTHLTGDRQGAKGYIQTPSVTPWRTIIVSPKAEEVMDSKMIFNLNEPTKYKDTSYIHPTKYMGVWWEMIIGKSQWAYSTAENVHLDKTDFTKLTPNGKHAANNTKVKEYIDFAAENGFQGLLIEGWNIGWEDWFGHSKDFVFDFITPYPDFDIKMLNDYAHSKGIKLIMHHETSGSAANYERWADKAFQLMNKYGYDAVKTGYVGDIIPRGEHHYSQWTINHFYRIAEKANEYKIMINSHESVRPTGESRTYPNYISAEAARGTEYEAFGGNNADHQTILPFTRWMGGSMDYTPGIFQTKLDYYFPGDKRFVKTTLVKQLALYVTMYMPLQMAADLPENYKKHMDAFQFIKDVAADWDDTKILAAEPGDYVITARKAKGTDNWFVGGITDENKREYTVDFSFLDKGQKYEATIYEDGKDADYIDNPQSYNIYKKQITSKSKINFKMVRSGGFAISIKPIK; encoded by the coding sequence ATGAAGAAAATTACAGTTGGAGCTTTATTGTTTTCAATGATGTTTGCGGGCGTTAATGCACAAACTTTAAAATCACCGGACGGGAAGTTCGAAATGGACTTTCAGGTAAAGCAGGGAGTACCTTATTATAACTTAAAATATAATGGGACGATAGTTGTTGAAGATTCTAAATTGGGATTGAGATTATTTAAAGACTCAGCTATCAAATTTGCCTCTGAAATTGCGAAAGCAGACGATGCTAAATTTGATCTGAATAACGGTTTTACTAAAACAGACGAAAAAAGAGATTCTAAAAATGAAATCTGGCAGCCGATTCTTGGTGAGAAGAAAAATTATATTAATAACTATAACGAATTAGCAGTAACCCTTAATCAGGCTTCTTCAGACAGAAGTATTGTGGTGAAGTTCAGATTGTTTAATGATGGATTAGGGTTCAGATATGAATTTCCACAACAAAAAAATCTTAACTATTTTGTCATCAGAGAAGAGGATTCTGAAATCGATTTTCCAACAGATATGAAAGCGTGGTGGATCGTAGCGGATTATGATTCTCAGGAATATCAATACCAGGAGACAAAAATTTCTGAAATTCCTGCAAGATGGGATAAAGCTTTTGACGCCAATGCTTCACAATCATTGGTAAAAAATGCAGTTCAATCTCCTTTAATGTTAAAGAAAGAGGGAAAAACCCCTTTGTATGTTAACGTTGCGGAAGCGGCTGTTTTAGATTATCCAGCCTCTCATTTAGAAGTAGATGCTCAGAATTTTAAATTCAAAACTCATCTTACTGGAGACAGACAAGGTGCAAAAGGATACATTCAGACACCATCTGTTACCCCTTGGAGAACGATCATTGTTTCGCCAAAAGCAGAAGAGGTGATGGATTCTAAAATGATTTTTAACCTTAATGAGCCGACAAAATATAAAGATACCTCTTACATTCACCCAACAAAATATATGGGTGTATGGTGGGAGATGATCATCGGAAAATCCCAATGGGCTTATTCTACAGCAGAAAATGTTCATTTAGATAAAACTGATTTTACTAAACTGACTCCAAACGGAAAGCATGCTGCTAATAATACAAAGGTTAAAGAGTATATTGATTTTGCGGCTGAAAATGGTTTCCAGGGACTGTTGATTGAAGGTTGGAATATTGGATGGGAAGACTGGTTCGGGCATTCCAAAGACTTTGTTTTTGATTTCATTACCCCTTACCCGGATTTTGATATCAAAATGCTGAATGACTATGCACACTCAAAGGGAATAAAATTAATCATGCACCATGAAACTTCCGGTTCAGCAGCGAACTATGAAAGATGGGCGGACAAAGCATTCCAATTGATGAATAAATATGGATATGACGCTGTAAAAACAGGGTATGTGGGAGATATTATTCCAAGGGGAGAGCATCATTATTCTCAGTGGACGATCAACCATTTCTACAGGATTGCTGAGAAAGCGAATGAGTATAAAATCATGATCAATTCTCACGAATCCGTACGTCCAACGGGTGAAAGCCGTACCTACCCGAATTATATTTCTGCTGAAGCAGCCCGTGGAACAGAATATGAAGCATTCGGAGGAAACAATGCGGATCACCAGACTATTTTACCATTCACAAGATGGATGGGAGGTTCAATGGACTATACTCCAGGAATTTTCCAGACTAAACTGGATTATTATTTCCCTGGGGATAAACGTTTTGTAAAAACGACTTTGGTAAAACAATTAGCGTTATATGTTACGATGTATATGCCGCTTCAGATGGCTGCTGATTTACCTGAGAATTATAAAAAGCATATGGATGCTTTCCAATTCATCAAAGATGTGGCTGCAGACTGGGATGATACCAAAATCTTAGCAGCAGAGCCTGGAGATTATGTAATCACGGCAAGAAAAGCTAAAGGAACTGATAACTGGTTTGTAGGCGGAATTACCGATGAAAACAAACGTGAGTATACGGTAGATTTCTCTTTCCTGGATAAAGGTCAGAAATACGAGGCAACGATTTATGAAGATGGAAAAGATGCTGATTATATCGACAATCCACAAAGCTATAATATCTACAAAAAGCAGATAACGAGCAAGTCTAAGATCAACTTTAAAATGGTAAGAAGTGGCGGTTTTGCGATCTCCATTAAACCCATAAAATAA
- a CDS encoding SusE domain-containing protein, translating into MKHFFKILAIAFIGLLVISCDKDEDQAILGENSQGKISSDKTNVVLNEVTAGNTAISFTWVNPTYNTAIVPKRQIEFGVKGKGFKDSSVFDVSNDITTISMTHAQLNAAMYSCGATPDISNQIEIRLKTIAGTAFFYSNTINVTVTPYTPNPDLVYPKINVPGAYAGAAGYADWTPGNSPNLFSPGKDGKYRGFIYVTTLASDKGKYKFAINEDWPGNKGDDGTLSGKLKVDGADIAASAVGTHYLKVDWAGNTYSSVAANFGVIGDATPTGWNSDTDLVYNPSTKKYEIASIQLSSTGLFKFRANDDWAMKFQPSNGDQALVSGTGVQTFFNIEGTVTGDSGYKVAVTGAYKIELDLHNSANYKLTITKL; encoded by the coding sequence ATGAAACATTTTTTTAAAATATTAGCCATAGCGTTCATTGGGCTTCTCGTTATTTCATGTGATAAAGATGAGGATCAGGCTATACTTGGCGAGAACAGCCAGGGTAAAATTTCTTCGGATAAAACCAATGTCGTTCTGAATGAAGTTACTGCAGGCAACACAGCTATTAGTTTTACCTGGGTAAATCCAACCTATAATACAGCCATTGTACCTAAAAGACAAATAGAATTTGGAGTTAAAGGGAAGGGTTTTAAGGATAGTTCTGTGTTTGATGTAAGCAATGATATTACTACCATTTCGATGACTCATGCGCAACTTAATGCAGCAATGTATAGCTGTGGAGCGACTCCGGATATTTCGAATCAAATTGAAATAAGATTAAAAACAATAGCAGGAACTGCATTTTTTTATTCCAATACGATTAATGTAACCGTAACTCCATATACTCCGAACCCGGATTTGGTTTATCCCAAAATAAATGTACCGGGAGCTTATGCTGGAGCAGCGGGTTATGCAGATTGGACTCCGGGTAATTCTCCTAATTTATTTTCACCTGGAAAGGATGGGAAATATAGAGGATTTATTTATGTAACAACCTTGGCTAGTGATAAAGGCAAATATAAATTTGCAATTAATGAGGACTGGCCGGGCAATAAAGGGGATGATGGTACACTTTCGGGTAAATTAAAAGTTGATGGTGCAGATATAGCTGCAAGTGCTGTTGGAACACATTATTTAAAAGTAGATTGGGCTGGAAATACCTACTCATCTGTGGCGGCTAATTTTGGAGTAATTGGAGATGCTACACCTACAGGTTGGAATTCAGATACTGATTTAGTATATAATCCTTCTACCAAAAAATATGAAATAGCATCTATTCAATTATCAAGTACTGGGTTGTTTAAATTCAGAGCTAATGATGATTGGGCAATGAAGTTTCAACCTTCAAATGGCGATCAGGCATTAGTGTCAGGAACAGGAGTGCAGACATTCTTTAACATTGAAGGTACTGTAACTGGGGATTCCGGTTATAAGGTTGCCGTTACGGGAGCATATAAAATAGAATTAGACTTACATAATTCTGCTAATTACAAATTAACGATTACAAAATTATAA
- a CDS encoding nuclear transport factor 2 family protein, which produces MKKLTIIYVLALLVLNLTHLSGQSKETKFGKDKTEINTMLDGFNVAAAKADFDAYFNYFADESTFIGTDATEVWDKKAFMVWAKPYFDKKKTWNFTSLKRNVYFSKDGKLAWFDELLDTQMKICRGSGVVEKINGTWKVKQYVLSVTVPNEVVDKVVVEKTPIEDALLQQLKTK; this is translated from the coding sequence ATGAAAAAATTAACGATCATTTATGTACTGGCACTTTTGGTGCTTAATCTTACCCATTTATCAGGGCAATCCAAAGAGACCAAATTTGGAAAAGATAAAACGGAGATCAATACGATGCTTGACGGCTTCAATGTAGCAGCAGCAAAAGCTGATTTTGATGCTTACTTTAATTATTTTGCTGATGAATCAACATTCATTGGAACAGATGCAACTGAAGTTTGGGATAAAAAAGCCTTTATGGTTTGGGCTAAACCTTATTTCGACAAAAAGAAAACCTGGAATTTTACTTCACTTAAAAGAAATGTCTATTTCAGCAAAGATGGAAAACTGGCTTGGTTCGATGAATTATTAGATACTCAGATGAAAATTTGTCGTGGTTCGGGTGTTGTAGAAAAGATAAATGGAACCTGGAAAGTAAAGCAGTATGTTCTTTCGGTTACCGTTCCCAATGAGGTGGTAGATAAAGTGGTCGTTGAAAAAACTCCTATTGAAGATGCACTTTTACAACAACTGAAAACCAAATAA
- a CDS encoding SusC/RagA family TonB-linked outer membrane protein, giving the protein MRNFTTVLKIAPAFLLASSMVYAQDSVTKEKKIEEVVLIGYGKQKKSDVTGSITSVSSKDFNGGATSAGQLIQGKTPGVQITNNSGAPGAGTAIRIRGTASLNGNNSPLIVIDGVPQDFVGVNGASDPLSLINPNDIETFDILKDASATAIYGNRATNGVILITTKKGSAGRFRVNFSTVSSVSTKMGNVDVLDADQFRNFVNTYAPAAYKTKLGNANTNWQDQIYQAAWGTDNNVAFSGGVKGLPYRLSIGYNEQNGIVKTNSFKRTSVGLNLNPKFFDNHLSVNISTKGTFTDNRFVDGGVIKSATYFDPTQPVYSGNSNFGGYYEWLDAGSANGTNVNATSNPLGMINGIHDVSSVLRGLGNIQLDYKFHFLPDLHFNVNAGYDYTRSDGQKKVSALYRPGVNDMGSSSIYRMEKKNKLLETYFNYVKNISAINTGIDLTAGYSYQDFRTIIPGSINYKGNAPTKINNDFETQNTLISFYGRAIFTIANKYIISGSLRRDGSSRFFNGTKDNLWGNFPGVSLAWKLNEESFIKNISSISTLKLRAGWGKTGQQELPGLDGNRPFNYPAYAAYNPSNDGAYYQFGNQYYYMFRPNIYNPNLTWETTTTKNLGIDYGFLNNRIFGSIDVFQKDTEKLLVLAPIAAGDLSNQNLLNVGNMKNKGIEGSITVVPIKNSNTTWELSFNATHYKPEITNLLERADASFNIPVGGIDGGSGNTIQAHAVGYAPNAFWVYQQVYDNNGKPLDGVFVDRNGDGVINTSDKYYYKSTTPDAILGFSTKVSYKNWDFGLSARAVLGNYVYNNAASNSSLQSASTNEYLQNVYSTAPSYQFSLPQYFSDVYVENASFLRLDNVNIGYNFGEVFSKGSSLRVYGMAQNVFVITKYSGIDPEVFNGIDNGYYQMPRIYSLGLNFQF; this is encoded by the coding sequence GTGAGAAATTTTACAACGGTATTAAAAATCGCGCCTGCTTTTTTATTGGCCAGTTCGATGGTTTATGCACAAGACTCTGTGACCAAAGAAAAGAAAATAGAGGAAGTCGTGCTGATTGGATATGGAAAGCAGAAAAAATCGGACGTAACGGGTTCGATAACCTCCGTATCTTCAAAAGATTTTAACGGTGGTGCTACATCTGCAGGACAGCTGATCCAGGGAAAGACTCCCGGAGTACAGATTACCAACAATAGTGGTGCTCCTGGTGCAGGAACTGCTATAAGAATTAGAGGAACAGCTTCTTTAAATGGTAACAATTCACCATTGATTGTTATCGATGGTGTGCCACAGGATTTTGTAGGGGTAAACGGTGCATCTGATCCTTTATCATTGATTAACCCTAATGATATTGAGACGTTTGATATTTTGAAGGATGCATCTGCTACTGCTATTTATGGTAACCGGGCTACAAACGGTGTTATTCTCATTACAACGAAGAAAGGAAGCGCAGGTAGATTTAGAGTTAACTTTTCGACTGTTTCTTCCGTTTCCACAAAAATGGGAAATGTTGATGTCCTGGATGCAGATCAATTTAGAAACTTTGTAAATACTTATGCACCCGCTGCCTATAAAACAAAGTTAGGAAATGCGAATACCAATTGGCAGGATCAAATCTATCAGGCAGCATGGGGAACTGATAACAATGTAGCGTTTTCAGGTGGTGTTAAAGGCTTGCCTTACCGTTTATCAATTGGCTATAATGAACAGAATGGTATCGTAAAAACCAATTCATTTAAAAGAACATCTGTTGGATTAAATTTAAATCCTAAATTTTTTGACAATCACTTGTCTGTAAATATAAGTACAAAAGGAACTTTTACGGATAACAGATTCGTTGATGGAGGGGTTATTAAATCAGCTACTTATTTTGATCCTACACAACCTGTGTATTCAGGGAATTCTAATTTTGGAGGATATTATGAATGGCTGGATGCAGGATCTGCAAATGGTACTAATGTAAATGCTACTTCAAATCCATTAGGAATGATTAATGGGATTCACGATGTTTCATCGGTTTTAAGAGGTTTGGGAAATATCCAGTTGGACTATAAATTTCATTTCCTTCCTGATTTGCATTTTAATGTAAATGCCGGTTATGATTATACAAGAAGTGATGGACAGAAAAAAGTGAGTGCACTCTACAGACCTGGGGTAAACGATATGGGTAGTTCTTCTATCTATAGAATGGAAAAAAAGAATAAGTTATTGGAAACTTATTTTAATTATGTAAAAAATATTTCTGCGATTAATACAGGGATTGATCTTACTGCTGGTTATTCTTACCAGGATTTCCGTACTATTATACCTGGGTCGATCAATTATAAAGGAAATGCTCCAACTAAGATTAATAATGATTTTGAAACCCAAAATACTTTAATATCATTCTATGGAAGAGCAATATTCACCATTGCAAATAAATATATTATTTCAGGATCATTAAGAAGAGATGGATCTTCTCGTTTCTTTAATGGAACAAAAGATAATCTTTGGGGTAATTTTCCGGGAGTATCTCTTGCCTGGAAGCTAAATGAAGAAAGCTTTATTAAAAATATTTCTTCTATCAGTACATTAAAACTGAGAGCTGGATGGGGGAAAACAGGACAACAGGAATTACCAGGTTTAGATGGTAACAGACCATTTAATTATCCTGCTTATGCCGCTTATAATCCAAGTAATGATGGTGCTTATTACCAATTTGGTAATCAGTATTATTATATGTTCAGACCTAATATTTATAATCCAAATCTTACTTGGGAAACAACTACAACGAAGAATTTAGGAATCGATTATGGGTTTTTAAATAATAGAATCTTTGGTTCTATTGATGTTTTCCAGAAAGATACTGAAAAACTATTGGTTTTAGCTCCAATTGCCGCAGGTGACTTAAGTAACCAAAATTTACTGAATGTAGGTAATATGAAAAATAAAGGAATTGAGGGTAGTATTACTGTTGTTCCTATTAAAAATTCAAATACAACCTGGGAGTTGAGTTTTAACGCAACACATTATAAGCCGGAAATAACAAATCTTTTAGAAAGAGCAGATGCAAGCTTTAATATTCCTGTTGGGGGAATTGACGGAGGATCAGGAAATACTATTCAGGCTCATGCAGTAGGATATGCACCGAATGCTTTCTGGGTGTATCAACAGGTTTATGACAATAATGGAAAACCTTTAGATGGAGTATTTGTTGATAGAAATGGAGATGGAGTTATAAATACTTCGGACAAATACTACTATAAGTCTACAACACCAGATGCAATTTTAGGATTCTCTACTAAGGTTTCTTACAAAAACTGGGATTTTGGTTTAAGTGCCAGAGCGGTATTAGGTAATTATGTTTATAATAATGCAGCGTCAAATAGTTCATTGCAGTCCGCTTCTACTAATGAGTATCTCCAAAATGTATATTCAACAGCACCATCTTATCAGTTTTCGTTACCACAGTATTTTTCGGATGTTTATGTGGAAAATGCTTCATTCTTAAGGTTGGATAACGTTAATATAGGATATAATTTTGGTGAAGTATTCTCTAAAGGAAGTAGCTTGAGAGTATATGGTATGGCTCAGAATGTTTTTGTTATAACAAAATATTCGGGGATAGATCCTGAGGTTTTCAATGGGATAGACAATGGTTATTACCAAATGCCTAGAATTTATTCATTAGGTCTTAATTTTCAATTTTAA
- a CDS encoding glycoside hydrolase family 13 protein produces the protein MKKLYIIVALSVVSFAFSQLKTLERVEPAFWWKGMKNPELQLLVYGKDIASNEIELSDGVTIKDIQKVENPNYIFITINTDEVNVPEFKINIRKGEKNIASYSYELRQRNPNSADRESFTSKDVMYLIMPDRFANGDEKNDSRPDLTEKADRNLPNGRHGGDLRGIINNLDYIQNLGATSVWLTPVTEDNEKVYSYHGYAQTDLYKIDGRYGTNEEYRELSRELNKRKMKLVLDYVTNHWGVSHWMIKDLPTKDWIHWFKEGENGFYRSNYKTTTQFDTNASEIDTKYALDGWFDKTMPDINQKNPLVLRYLIQNAIWWIEYAELGGFRVDTYPYNDKEAMAKWAKAITDEYPKFNIVGETWLYTAGQISAWQKNSKTGEAANYNSNLPSVMDFMLYGDLPKAFNEKESWDSGLIKLYNVFTSDFLYPDINNMLVFFENHDTERWNEIFKGNPEAYKMALTVIATVRGIPQIYYGSEIGMRGDKNKGGDADIRRDFPGGWKSDQQNAFKLSTQTAEQKQFYEFTQKLLNWRKGKEVIHTGKTKNYIPQKNVFVYFRYNEKDSVMIILNNDKKEQTLDLKRFNESLSNIQRGKDIISGKEFSLQNSLTIPAKTSMVIELQK, from the coding sequence ATGAAAAAACTATATATAATTGTAGCCCTTTCAGTTGTTTCGTTTGCTTTCTCACAATTAAAAACGTTGGAAAGGGTAGAACCTGCTTTTTGGTGGAAGGGAATGAAAAATCCTGAACTTCAGTTGTTGGTGTATGGAAAAGATATTGCAAGTAATGAGATTGAACTGTCAGATGGCGTTACAATAAAAGATATTCAGAAAGTTGAGAATCCTAACTATATCTTTATTACCATTAATACGGATGAGGTAAACGTCCCTGAATTTAAGATCAACATAAGAAAGGGAGAAAAAAATATAGCTTCTTATTCTTATGAACTGAGACAAAGAAATCCCAATTCAGCGGATCGGGAATCTTTTACCTCTAAAGATGTTATGTATCTGATTATGCCCGATCGCTTTGCGAATGGTGACGAAAAGAATGATTCCCGTCCTGATCTCACTGAAAAAGCAGACAGAAACCTACCTAATGGAAGACACGGAGGTGACCTTCGCGGAATTATCAATAATCTGGATTATATTCAAAATTTGGGAGCGACATCTGTATGGTTAACTCCTGTTACTGAGGATAACGAAAAAGTGTATTCTTATCATGGATATGCACAAACGGATCTTTACAAAATCGACGGTCGTTATGGAACCAACGAAGAATACCGTGAGTTATCCCGTGAATTGAATAAAAGGAAAATGAAGTTGGTGTTGGACTATGTCACCAATCACTGGGGAGTTTCCCATTGGATGATCAAAGACCTTCCTACAAAAGATTGGATTCACTGGTTTAAAGAAGGTGAAAATGGTTTTTATAGGTCCAATTATAAAACAACCACCCAATTTGATACGAACGCATCTGAAATTGATACCAAATATGCCTTAGATGGGTGGTTTGATAAAACAATGCCTGATATCAATCAAAAAAATCCGCTTGTTTTAAGATATTTGATCCAAAATGCAATCTGGTGGATTGAATATGCGGAGTTAGGAGGTTTTCGTGTGGATACCTATCCTTACAATGATAAAGAAGCAATGGCAAAATGGGCCAAAGCAATTACTGATGAATATCCAAAATTTAATATCGTAGGTGAAACCTGGCTCTATACGGCAGGTCAGATTTCAGCCTGGCAAAAAAATTCAAAAACAGGAGAAGCAGCAAACTATAATTCTAATCTGCCTTCGGTAATGGATTTCATGCTGTATGGTGATCTTCCAAAAGCATTTAATGAAAAAGAAAGCTGGGATAGCGGATTAATTAAATTATATAATGTATTTACCAGTGATTTCCTTTATCCGGATATCAATAATATGCTGGTCTTTTTTGAAAACCATGATACGGAAAGATGGAATGAAATTTTTAAGGGAAATCCGGAAGCTTATAAAATGGCACTCACTGTAATTGCTACGGTGCGGGGAATTCCACAAATCTATTATGGCTCTGAGATCGGAATGCGAGGTGATAAAAATAAGGGAGGTGATGCTGATATCAGAAGAGATTTTCCGGGAGGATGGAAATCGGATCAACAAAACGCTTTTAAGCTATCCACGCAAACAGCAGAACAGAAACAGTTTTATGAGTTTACCCAAAAGCTTTTGAACTGGAGAAAGGGAAAAGAGGTTATTCATACAGGAAAAACTAAAAACTATATTCCTCAGAAGAATGTTTTCGTATATTTCAGATATAATGAAAAAGACAGTGTAATGATTATTCTAAACAATGATAAAAAGGAGCAAACTCTGGATTTAAAACGCTTTAACGAATCTCTAAGCAACATTCAAAGAGGGAAAGATATCATTTCGGGAAAAGAATTTTCTTTACAAAATAGCCTAACCATACCGGCAAAAACTTCTATGGTTATTGAATTACAAAAATAA
- a CDS encoding RagB/SusD family nutrient uptake outer membrane protein, which yields MKSNKSFKNIFLTASVIGLLSVTSCVNDLEREPITDITSANVYKDFGNYPNILAKLYGGLAMGGQVSGDGANYPDTDINGINGGFSQYTRLMYTMNVVSTDEAVIAWNDGNLHTIHKMTWDSSNEFISALYYRIFTEIAFCNEFLRNVTDEKLAENNITGDNLAQAKLMRTEARFLRAQSYYHALDMFGNVPFVKEDYLPGSVNPPQRIERAALFNFVEQELLACSNDLKDPKANVYGRADKAAAWSLLARLYLNASVYTGTQRNNDCITYCNKVIGAGYSLKPKYGDLFLADNNLNNPEAIFSINFDGINTQTNGGTTYLVHAAIGGSMQAADYGVNGGWGGLRTTKAFVGKFPANGADKRGNFFTTDQNLEINDLGSFNDGYAFIKFKNIKSNGVAGADKTWVEADIPLYRLADIYLMYAEATLRGGSGNIATAVGYINQLRERAYGNTTGDVTAINLDFILDERSRELSWEMTRRTDLIRYGRYTTGDYLWPWKGNVKEGKAVESFRNLFPIPAKDLVANPNLIQNPGY from the coding sequence ATGAAATCAAATAAAAGTTTTAAAAATATATTTTTAACAGCCTCTGTTATTGGGCTGTTATCAGTCACATCGTGTGTTAACGACCTTGAGAGAGAACCTATCACAGATATTACTTCTGCAAATGTTTACAAGGATTTTGGTAATTATCCTAATATTTTAGCAAAATTATATGGTGGATTGGCCATGGGAGGCCAGGTTAGTGGAGATGGAGCAAACTATCCGGATACTGATATTAATGGAATTAATGGTGGTTTTTCTCAATATACCAGATTAATGTATACCATGAATGTTGTTTCCACAGATGAGGCAGTTATTGCATGGAATGATGGTAATTTACATACTATTCATAAGATGACCTGGGATTCCTCTAATGAATTTATCTCTGCCTTATATTATAGAATCTTTACTGAAATTGCTTTTTGTAATGAATTTTTGAGGAATGTAACAGATGAGAAATTAGCAGAAAATAATATTACTGGAGATAATCTGGCTCAGGCGAAGCTAATGCGCACAGAAGCAAGATTTTTAAGAGCACAATCTTATTATCATGCACTGGATATGTTTGGAAATGTTCCATTTGTAAAAGAAGATTATCTTCCTGGATCTGTAAATCCACCACAAAGGATTGAAAGAGCTGCTTTATTCAATTTTGTTGAACAGGAATTGTTGGCTTGTAGTAATGATTTAAAAGATCCGAAAGCAAATGTATATGGTAGAGCAGATAAAGCAGCGGCGTGGTCATTATTGGCAAGATTATATCTAAATGCTTCTGTGTATACAGGAACACAAAGAAATAATGACTGTATTACCTACTGTAACAAAGTAATTGGAGCTGGTTACTCTTTAAAGCCTAAATATGGAGATTTGTTCCTTGCAGATAATAATCTTAATAATCCTGAAGCAATTTTCTCAATTAATTTTGATGGAATAAATACACAAACCAATGGAGGAACAACGTATCTGGTTCACGCTGCTATAGGCGGATCAATGCAGGCTGCAGATTATGGAGTAAATGGAGGCTGGGGTGGTCTTAGAACTACAAAAGCTTTTGTAGGTAAATTCCCTGCAAATGGTGCTGATAAAAGAGGTAATTTCTTCACTACCGATCAAAATCTGGAAATTAATGATCTAGGTTCATTTAATGACGGCTATGCTTTTATTAAATTTAAAAATATTAAAAGTAATGGAGTGGCCGGAGCTGACAAAACCTGGGTAGAAGCTGATATTCCATTGTATCGTTTAGCAGATATTTATTTAATGTATGCTGAAGCAACCCTTAGAGGGGGAAGTGGAAATATTGCCACTGCGGTAGGTTATATTAATCAATTGAGAGAAAGAGCATATGGAAATACTACTGGTGATGTTACTGCAATCAACCTGGATTTCATTTTAGATGAAAGATCAAGAGAACTGTCATGGGAAATGACAAGAAGAACGGATCTTATTCGTTATGGAAGATATACTACAGGTGATTATTTATGGCCATGGAAAGGAAATGTGAAAGAAGGTAAAGCAGTTGAAAGCTTTAGAAATTTATTCCCAATTCCTGCTAAAGACCTTGTAGCCAATCCTAATTTGATTCAAAATCCCGGGTATTAA